In Oscillatoria acuminata PCC 6304, a single window of DNA contains:
- a CDS encoding diguanylate cyclase — protein sequence MSTLKQIAMQLKDLPISSLSPETTIERKLVTLSPDTPLKEALGLMLPEKAACPLPTGLWGDSRPREETGSLCLLVIEDEQLVGLLTEWDFVRVGAEKNELKDLTVREVMTQNIITIKETEFRDIFSVLKIFRKHKIRHLPLLNETGNVRGLVTLDSIRKVLKPADLLKGKRVEEVMATDIIHIPPTASLLQAAHLIAEYRVASIIVTEKIEPSPDQAEMNSTSFSLPVGVITERDILHFMALEFDLEQIQVGDVMTEPLLCLNHQESVWTAHQQMQRRQVERLVICGNQGELVGIITHGILMQTLDPSQLYGVIHGLEQKVWKLQAEKVELLHNRNIQLEREVNLRTKKLHEQASRERLLNKIALRIRESLNLHEILTTTVSQVRQLLKTDRVIIYQFGPNWSGKVEVESVRDKHLSIFGRTIRDTCFEETALSWYQQGQTKAIDDIYNANLTPCYIQSLEEFQVRANLVVPILQGEDLWGLLIAHHCVDRRKWNLSEIDFLEKLATQVAIAINQSTLFQQAQSELARATRAEAELQKSKDELEIKVQERTAELKAANEQLHREIQERKQAETDLLSSQRFIQRIAETTPNILYIYDLLQEKNVYKNRSIGEILDYTPEQIEEMGENIFQEVLHPDDVAQVTEHFQQRILLKEEEILEMEYRIKDAHDRWRWFISRDMVFSRNAEGLPNQILGTATDITSRKNAEEELQQANVTLKGWVSELELRNQEMDMLGQMNEFLQACLSVDEAYKALDTLLQPLFPGTSGAVFMMNESKNLVEAMATWGDDLPTHTIFSPSDCWALRRGRLHWINRTNPGLACKHIHANKNPAQSLCVQMIAQGETLGMLYLASENERSLTPGKRQLARTVSEQVSLALANLKLRETLHQQSIRDPLTGLFNRRYLEESLNREIHRALRTKRSLAIVMIDVDRFKQFNDTFGHDAGDAVLRELGTFLQTHVRTSDIACRYGGEELTLILPDADLEDAARRAETLRQGIKELKITHRDQTLDQITISMGVAACPDCGTEGNDVMKAADAALYRAKKEGRDRTVVACP from the coding sequence ATGTCTACGCTAAAACAAATTGCCATGCAGCTTAAAGATTTACCTATCTCCTCCTTGTCCCCCGAAACTACCATTGAGCGAAAACTGGTCACCCTTTCACCAGACACCCCCTTGAAAGAGGCCCTGGGGTTGATGCTACCAGAAAAAGCAGCCTGTCCCTTGCCCACCGGACTTTGGGGAGACTCAAGACCCCGAGAAGAGACTGGATCACTCTGTTTGTTGGTCATTGAAGATGAGCAACTGGTGGGCCTATTAACTGAATGGGATTTTGTCAGAGTAGGGGCTGAAAAAAACGAGTTAAAAGACCTCACGGTTCGGGAGGTGATGACTCAAAATATTATCACGATTAAAGAGACAGAATTTAGAGATATTTTTAGTGTTTTAAAGATATTTAGAAAGCATAAAATTCGGCATCTTCCTCTTTTAAACGAGACCGGAAATGTCCGAGGACTCGTTACCCTTGATAGCATTCGTAAAGTTTTGAAACCGGCGGATCTACTCAAGGGAAAACGGGTGGAAGAAGTGATGGCGACGGATATCATTCATATCCCCCCGACAGCCTCCCTTCTGCAAGCGGCTCATTTGATTGCGGAATACCGAGTGGCCTCTATTATTGTCACGGAAAAGATAGAACCGTCACCGGATCAAGCGGAGATGAACTCCACCTCATTTTCCTTACCTGTGGGAGTGATCACTGAACGAGATATTTTACATTTTATGGCTTTAGAATTTGACCTAGAGCAGATTCAAGTGGGAGATGTGATGACTGAACCCCTGTTGTGTTTGAACCATCAGGAATCGGTCTGGACTGCTCATCAACAAATGCAGCGACGACAGGTCGAACGCTTGGTTATTTGTGGAAATCAAGGAGAACTAGTCGGGATTATTACCCACGGAATTTTAATGCAAACCCTTGATCCGAGTCAACTGTATGGCGTAATTCATGGATTAGAACAAAAAGTGTGGAAACTTCAAGCTGAAAAAGTCGAATTGTTGCACAATCGTAATATTCAACTGGAAAGAGAAGTTAACCTACGCACGAAGAAGCTACATGAACAGGCATCCAGAGAACGGCTGTTGAATAAAATTGCCCTCAGAATCCGGGAATCCTTGAATCTTCATGAGATTCTCACGACTACAGTATCGCAAGTCAGACAGCTTTTAAAAACTGACCGGGTGATTATTTATCAATTTGGCCCGAATTGGAGTGGAAAGGTTGAAGTTGAATCGGTGCGGGATAAACACCTCTCAATTTTTGGGAGAACGATTCGAGATACTTGCTTTGAGGAAACGGCCCTAAGTTGGTATCAACAGGGACAAACCAAAGCGATCGATGATATTTACAATGCCAACTTAACCCCCTGCTACATCCAGTCATTAGAAGAGTTTCAGGTTCGGGCTAACTTAGTGGTGCCCATTTTGCAAGGGGAAGATTTATGGGGATTGCTGATTGCTCATCACTGTGTCGATCGCAGAAAATGGAATCTATCAGAAATTGATTTTTTAGAAAAGTTGGCAACCCAGGTGGCGATCGCCATCAATCAATCCACCCTCTTTCAACAAGCGCAAAGCGAACTCGCTCGCGCCACCCGTGCCGAAGCCGAATTACAAAAATCTAAAGATGAATTAGAAATCAAAGTGCAAGAACGCACTGCCGAATTAAAGGCAGCCAATGAGCAATTACATCGGGAAATTCAAGAGCGCAAACAGGCTGAAACGGACCTGCTCTCTAGTCAAAGATTTATCCAAAGAATCGCGGAAACCACCCCGAATATTCTGTACATTTATGACCTATTGCAGGAAAAAAATGTTTATAAAAATCGGTCGATTGGGGAAATTTTAGACTATACCCCAGAACAGATTGAAGAAATGGGAGAGAACATTTTTCAAGAGGTTTTGCATCCTGACGATGTAGCCCAGGTCACCGAACATTTCCAACAACGCATCCTCCTCAAAGAGGAAGAAATCCTAGAAATGGAATATCGGATCAAAGACGCCCACGATCGCTGGCGGTGGTTCATTAGTCGAGATATGGTCTTTTCCAGAAATGCCGAAGGCTTACCCAATCAAATTCTGGGGACCGCCACGGATATCACTTCTCGTAAAAACGCCGAAGAGGAGTTGCAACAAGCCAATGTCACCCTCAAGGGATGGGTCAGCGAACTGGAACTGCGAAACCAAGAGATGGATATGCTTGGGCAGATGAATGAATTTCTACAAGCCTGCTTGAGCGTAGACGAAGCCTACAAAGCCTTGGACACCCTCCTGCAACCGTTATTTCCCGGGACCTCCGGTGCCGTCTTCATGATGAATGAGTCCAAAAATTTGGTAGAGGCGATGGCAACCTGGGGGGATGATCTGCCCACCCATACCATCTTTTCCCCGAGTGACTGTTGGGCATTGCGCAGAGGTCGCCTGCATTGGATCAATCGCACCAATCCCGGATTAGCCTGCAAACATATTCACGCGAATAAAAATCCCGCCCAGTCCCTATGCGTGCAGATGATTGCTCAAGGAGAAACCTTGGGAATGCTGTACTTAGCCAGTGAAAACGAGAGATCTTTAACCCCCGGGAAGCGCCAATTAGCCCGAACGGTTTCCGAACAGGTGTCTTTGGCCCTAGCCAATTTAAAGCTGCGCGAAACCCTGCACCAGCAGAGCATTCGTGACCCCTTGACGGGGTTATTTAACCGGCGCTATTTGGAAGAATCGTTAAATCGCGAGATTCATCGGGCCTTGCGAACGAAGCGATCGCTGGCCATTGTGATGATTGATGTGGATCGATTTAAGCAATTTAATGATACCTTCGGTCATGATGCCGGGGATGCGGTGTTGCGAGAACTCGGCACCTTTTTGCAAACCCATGTCCGCACCTCAGACATTGCCTGTCGCTATGGGGGGGAAGAGTTGACCCTGATTCTACCTGATGCGGACTTAGAAGATGCCGCCCGCCGAGCCGAAACTCTGCGCCAAGGGATCAAGGAGTTGAAAATCACTCATCGAGATCAAACCCTGGATCAAATTACCATCTCGATGGGGGTAGCGGCTTGTCCCGATTGTGGGACCGAGGGCAACGATGTGATGAAAGCGGCAGATGCAGCCCTGTATCGCGCCAAAAAAGAGGGACGCGATCGCACCGTCGTTGCCTGCCCTTGA
- a CDS encoding DUF3769 domain-containing protein, producing the protein MPYPVLPPPPPAIVAPVSPENINAEAIAASVDDSATDLSGHIHPTPPETLVTEPEYGVSSAALLGPPLEISSPLKRVEPPVSVAAKELEQSETLITEAETKQLPDLESPGEKNPESEAITTLSIGLRWTLRNASAFSETAFPGESASVTESEEPQTRDLYPEAVETAQLPVTTAEETDPEAAEIVVEVPTPSGQNAAPPTIAPADTLEIKADRQEFDNERQIVTGEGNARMRGRGAALDAERLQINLESQVAIAEGDAVYAKGQQVLQGDRIEYDLVQNRGGIDGAKGDIFTPTTAEDFSPTLPTDVSASALQQQDIMDRLRAGEPPRRITPAGGITFGGGAGSLPTTGGTIDRFRFEADRLNFNDLGWEGTNVRMTNDPFSPPELELRSPRATFRPISPLQDEIFAKNPRLVFDDRISIPLLRERVILDRSDQDPSLVRFGYDQEDRGGVYAETTVIPLGGSGPVQINLIPQYYIQRTLTDGIGNPSRLFGLKARLGANPTPTTSIVGEARFTDFDFNDEEENLRGTLRVRQMVGTHAVSGEYNYRDRLFNGSLGYQTVHQNVGVVVSSPIIALGGTGFNLSYQASAQYINADSDRPELLPLVRDNNRIDSSRFQASAAVSRGFLLWQGKALPRTRTEGLRYTPAPVVPYVRLFGGLTGVASLYGSDDTQNALTGSIGIQGQFGHFSRRWLDYTGFNVSLSRIWKDGESPFLFDRIADSKVLTAGVTQQVYGPFRVGVQSSFNLDTGERISTDLSMEYSRRTYGVNLRFSPERQVGSLSLQLNNFSWFGSGNQFSPMGDR; encoded by the coding sequence ATGCCTTACCCGGTTCTGCCTCCTCCACCGCCTGCTATTGTTGCACCTGTTTCCCCCGAAAATATCAACGCCGAAGCGATCGCCGCTTCAGTGGATGATTCAGCAACCGACTTATCGGGACACATTCATCCCACGCCACCGGAAACCCTAGTCACTGAACCGGAATACGGGGTCAGTTCTGCCGCGCTTTTAGGTCCACCGTTAGAAATCTCTTCACCGCTGAAACGGGTTGAACCTCCGGTGAGTGTGGCAGCCAAAGAATTAGAACAATCTGAAACCCTCATCACCGAAGCGGAGACGAAGCAACTCCCCGATCTTGAATCCCCTGGGGAAAAAAATCCCGAGTCTGAGGCGATCACGACATTATCAATTGGCTTGAGATGGACCCTGCGTAACGCCTCAGCCTTCTCAGAGACCGCATTCCCTGGGGAATCGGCATCCGTGACCGAAAGCGAAGAACCGCAGACTCGGGATTTGTATCCTGAAGCAGTGGAAACCGCACAACTGCCGGTGACAACAGCCGAGGAAACAGACCCGGAAGCGGCTGAGATTGTGGTGGAAGTTCCTACACCTTCTGGGCAAAATGCCGCCCCACCAACGATCGCCCCTGCGGATACTTTGGAAATAAAAGCCGATCGTCAGGAGTTTGATAACGAACGGCAAATTGTCACCGGGGAAGGCAATGCTAGGATGAGAGGCCGTGGTGCAGCCCTGGACGCCGAACGCCTGCAAATTAATTTAGAATCCCAAGTGGCGATCGCCGAGGGCGATGCCGTGTATGCCAAAGGACAGCAAGTCCTCCAAGGCGATCGCATTGAATATGACCTCGTGCAGAATCGCGGCGGCATTGATGGGGCCAAAGGGGATATTTTTACCCCCACCACAGCGGAAGACTTTTCCCCCACCCTGCCCACGGATGTCTCAGCCAGCGCCTTGCAACAACAGGATATCATGGACCGACTCCGGGCTGGAGAACCCCCCAGACGAATAACTCCTGCCGGGGGTATCACCTTTGGCGGGGGGGCTGGAAGTCTTCCCACCACGGGGGGAACCATTGATCGCTTTCGCTTTGAAGCCGATCGCCTAAATTTCAATGATTTGGGTTGGGAAGGGACGAATGTCCGGATGACCAACGATCCGTTTTCTCCTCCGGAGTTGGAGTTGCGATCGCCCCGGGCCACTTTTCGGCCCATCTCGCCGTTACAGGATGAAATTTTTGCCAAAAACCCGCGTTTAGTCTTTGACGATCGCATCTCGATTCCGTTATTAAGAGAACGAGTAATTCTCGATCGCAGTGATCAAGACCCTTCCTTAGTTCGCTTTGGTTACGATCAAGAAGACCGAGGCGGCGTTTATGCCGAAACCACCGTGATTCCTCTTGGAGGCAGCGGACCCGTTCAAATTAATTTAATTCCTCAATATTATATTCAACGGACCTTGACCGATGGCATTGGCAACCCCTCCCGCTTATTTGGACTGAAAGCGCGGTTGGGGGCGAATCCTACTCCGACAACTTCCATTGTGGGAGAAGCAAGGTTTACGGATTTTGATTTTAATGACGAAGAAGAGAATTTGCGGGGGACATTGCGGGTCCGGCAGATGGTGGGAACCCATGCGGTATCGGGAGAATATAATTATCGAGATCGCCTATTTAATGGGTCTTTGGGATATCAAACTGTGCACCAAAATGTTGGAGTTGTGGTGAGTTCTCCCATCATTGCCCTAGGGGGAACTGGCTTTAATTTGAGCTATCAAGCCAGTGCACAATATATTAATGCCGATAGCGATCGCCCGGAACTGCTTCCCCTGGTCCGGGATAACAATCGCATTGATTCTAGTCGATTTCAAGCCTCTGCTGCGGTTTCTAGGGGCTTTTTACTCTGGCAAGGGAAAGCCTTACCCCGAACAAGAACAGAAGGCTTGCGTTATACTCCTGCGCCGGTGGTTCCCTACGTTCGACTGTTTGGCGGATTAACAGGAGTTGCTAGTCTTTATGGTTCTGATGATACTCAAAATGCCCTCACCGGCAGCATTGGGATTCAAGGGCAGTTTGGGCATTTTTCCCGGCGCTGGCTGGATTACACTGGGTTTAATGTGAGTTTGTCGCGCATTTGGAAAGATGGGGAATCGCCTTTTTTATTCGACCGAATTGCGGATTCCAAGGTACTGACAGCCGGGGTGACTCAGCAAGTTTATGGACCGTTTAGAGTCGGGGTACAAAGCTCGTTTAATTTGGATACTGGGGAACGGATTAGTACGGATTTATCGATGGAATATAGTCGCCGGACTTATGGGGTGAATTTGCGGTTTAGTCCGGAACGGCAAGTAGGGTCTTTGAGTCTGCAACTGAATAATTTTAGTTGGTTTGGGAGTGGCAATCAATTTTCCCCAATGGGCGATCGCTAA
- a CDS encoding photosystem II reaction center protein I, with protein sequence MVTLKIVVYVVVSFFVALFVFGFLNGDPARNPKRRDLE encoded by the coding sequence ATGGTGACCCTTAAAATCGTAGTTTATGTTGTTGTCTCGTTCTTCGTGGCCTTATTTGTCTTTGGCTTCCTGAACGGAGACCCGGCCCGTAACCCAAAACGGCGCGACCTCGAATAA